In Anopheles gambiae chromosome 2, idAnoGambNW_F1_1, whole genome shotgun sequence, a single window of DNA contains:
- the LOC1278797 gene encoding elongator complex protein 1 → MRNLYRVSHSRFDLSENALRSVRSGFAIDQNTDHKFYFVQDSGVYCCPLFVDREHPFCEPLLSQSDGYENIIALEHLALSDELCCASSSGNVWSCKLETGVVEEVTHCKHGIRAMQWSPDQELVVFVDGELNVVTMIGSEFEPINEVQLKDDTFGDRQFMSVGWGKKETQFHGSEGKAAAKKGTTPSEPDTAETERQLDATVNISWRADGEYFAVGYLAPFGQRAFKVFNKEGALQYTSEKCHGLEGSLAWRPSGNWIAIPQELKDRYVVALFEKNGLRHREIPLTLNPRAGQSVQSLHWSADSDVLAVHWVDGEQGTAGVLLYVIGNYHWYLKQSLTYPPGTALTGLQWDQRHTAGKTLHLFSSDPGVYECIRFDFRVDRSVGLLEEDQAMVAVIDGKRLLLTGFRQAVIPPPMCGFTLEQEHPINATGFIRTAGRSEALGQDISSNAFFTVDCRGEIILYDAVFTKTAGRSILSGVIVLLKISPEQLKMFNEDFPQQHHCVLHYLWLNADSFVMDHSQLRCGVYSIVKHNDVPGLKKVWHMEMENREEIGCIESSGADSILVELLSGHVMEVKGFTGQQDGALETSSRNHSVLPVFCEHLFVDRNRPERTVYALAQNRRHLYRDGSLLASDITSALLTDSYLLCTTISELKFIALGAAVVAPGRDPIIGERRVERGSKLVAVVARASRTIFQLPRGNLEAINPRVLSLCLIAKHLDALEYYEAFDIMRKERINLNLLVDHDPARFLQHLASHFLRQITNVNWLNLFISDLANQDACKMYESNYLDRGIGGGSLPDGYTIAEKVRFCCDRLLAAMDSEPTVLTLPKITCHVKQGQLENALALIWTLKQQQQSPEAAEEALRYLLYLVEVNVLYDVALGMYDFGLVLFVATKSQKDPKEYLPFLNELKRMEEYYRKYRIDCHLKRYDRALEHIARYETDEDRFREALELITTHQLYGVALRCYRDSANQDHYRRVCAVYGDYLRKGSKHADASLMYERAGDLQQAISSARHALDWRRVVRLSTGSSVAVEAVLRSLVPGLLEAGEYDAAATIAHDHLNDARLAIECLVKDHRYERALLLATEPELHETVRSSVGEYLTTLIETLCSEKEQFLRQKDRLATVREDRIRKQSAAAAAGDLDDGDGDCGDCDLFSDSSTIASSRHTGTSGRSGKSHRSSKNRRKHERKLLNLKEGNPFEDIALIDALHSLVVRVCGVERQRHVRSICQVAMELCYDDEAHKLQQEYGALFQLIRYSLDAIWVPEMIVPGMPPTIGSGGDAAAIGDVPATILTPADLVKAQDSQRYSLIKPHQRYKPEVQSIAWQWDILK, encoded by the exons ATGAGGAACCTGTACCGTGTGTCACACTCCCGCTTCGACCTATCGGAAAATGCGCTCCGTTCAGTTCGGTCCGGTTTTGCGATCGATCAAAACACGGACCACAAGTTTTACTTCGTGCAGGACAGTGGTGTGTACTGCTGTCCGCTGTTCGTTGACCGGGAGCATCCGTTCTGCGAACCGCTGCTGTCGCAATCGGACGGATACGAGAACATCATAGCGCTGGAGCATCTGGCCCTGTCCGACGAGCTTTGCTGTGCGTCATCGAGTGGAAACGTGTGGTCCTGCAAGCTGGAGACGGGAGTGGTGGAAGAAGTCACGCACTGCAAGCACGGCATCAGGGCGATGCAGTGGAGCCCGGACCAGGAGCTGGTCGTGTTTGTGGACGGCGAGCTGAACGTTGTCACCATGATCGGGAGCGAGTTCGAGCCGATCAACGAGGTACAGCTGAAGGACGACACGTTCGGCGACCGGCAGTTCATGAGTGTGGGCTGGGGCAAGAAGGAAACTCAATTTCACGGATCGGAGGGAAAGGCTGCCGCAAAGAAGGGTACCACGCCCAGCGAGCCAGACACAGCGGAGACGGAGCGACAGCTGGACGCGACCGTCAACATCAGCTGGCGTGCGGATGGAGAATACTTTGCGGTCGGCTACCTGGCACCGTTTGGGCAGCGAGCTTTCAAAGTGTTCAACAAGGAGGGCGCTTTGCAGTACACGTCGGAAAAGTGCCACGGGCTGGAGGGTTCGCTTGCCTGGCGCCCGTCGGGCAATTGGATTGCGATCCCGCAGGAACTTAAAGATCGGTATGTTGTAGCGTTGTTCGAGAAGAATGGGCTGCGACACCGGGAGATTCCGCTGACGTTGAACCCTCGCGCCGGTCAAAGCGTACAGTCGCTTCACTGGAGTGCGGACTCGGACGTGCTCGCCGTGCATTGGGTGGATGGGGAGCAAGGGACTGCCGGCGTGTTGCTGTACGTGATCGGAAACTATCATTGGTACTTGAAGCAAAGCTTGACCTACCCGCCTGGTACCGCGCTAACTGGACTGCAGTGGGATCAGCGTCACACGGCCGGCAAAACCCTCCATTTGTTTTCATCTGATCCAGGCGTTTATGAGTGCATCCGGTTCGATTTTCGAGTGGATCGTTCCGTGGGCCTTTTGGAAGAAGATCAAGCGATGGTAGCGGTGATCGATGGAAAGCGACTGCTGTTGACCGGTTTCCGGCAGGCCGTCATACCGCCGCCCATGTGTGGCTTTACGCTGGAGCAAGAGCATCCCATCAATGCGACCGGGTTCATTCGTACAGCCGGACGCAGCGAAGCATTAGGGCAGGACATAAGCTCTAACGCCTTCTTTACCGTGGATTGCCGTGGTGAAATCATTTTGTACGATGCTGTATTTACCAAGACAGCGGGTAGATCCATATTATCTGGAGTTATCGTATTGCTGAAGATTTCACCAGAACAGCTGAAAATGTTCAACGAAGATTTTCCCCAACAGCACCACTGCGTACTTCACTACCTTTGGTTGAACGCGGATAGTTTCGTGATGGATCACAGTCAACTACGTTGCGGCGTTTATTCCATCGTAAAGCATAATGACGTCCCCGGCTTGAAGAAAGTATGGCACATGGAGATGGAAAACAGGGAGGAAATCGGTTGCATTGAATCGTCCGGAGCGGATAGTATTCTTGTTGAGCTTCTATCTGGCCACGTAATGGAGGTAAAAGGATTTACTGGCCAGCAGGATGGTGCATTGGAAACAAGCTCACGCAATCACAGCGTTTTGCCGGTATTTTGCGAACACCTGTTTGTCGATCGCAACCGCCCTGAACGGACAGTGTACGCGCTAGCGCAAAACCGCCGTCACCTGTACCGTGACGGAAGTCTTCTCGCGTCGGACATAACGTCTGCTCTGCTTACCGACAGTTACCTACTTTGCACCACGATTTCGGAGCTTAAATTCATCGCACTCGGTGCAGCGGTTGTGGCACCCGGCCGTGATCCGATCATCGGCGAGCGAAGGGTCGAACGTGGCTCGAAGCTGGTGGCGGTTGTGGCTAGAGCTTCGCGGACCATTTTTCAGCTACCGCGTGGCAATCTGGAAGCGATCAATCCACGCGTGCTATCGCTCTGTCTGATTGCAAAACATCTGGACGCTCTGGAGTACTACGAAGCGTTCGATATTATGCGCAAGGAGCGTATCAATTTGAATCTGCTCGTCGATCACGATCCGGCCCGCTTTCTGCAGCATCTGGCGAGTCACTTCCTGCGGCAGATAACGAACGTGAACTGGTTGAACCTTTTCATATCGGATCTGGCAAACCAGGATGCGTGTAAAATGTACGAAAGTAACTATCTCGACCGCGGCATCGGTGGTGGTTCGCTGCCGGACGGTTACACCATTGCGGAAAAGGTGCGTTTTTGCTGTGACCGATTGCTCGCAGCGATGGATTCGGAGCCGACCGTGCTAACGCTTCCAAAAATCACCTGCCACGTAAAGCAGGGACAACTGGAAAACGCACTGGCACTAATATGGACCttgaagcagcaacagcaatcgCCCGAAGCTGCAGAGGAAGCGTTACGCTATCTTCTTTATCTGGTCGAGGTGAACGTACTGTACGATGTGGCGCTAGGCATGTACGATTTCGGGCTCGTCCTGTTTGTAGCGACCAAGTCGCAGAAAGATCCGAAGGAGTATCTTCCCTTCCTGAACGAGCTGAAGCGGATGGAGGAATACTATCGAAAGTATCGCATCGATTGCCACCTGAAGCGTTACGATCGTGCGCTAGAACACATTGCCCGGTACGAGACGGACGAGGACCGGTTTCGGGAGGCACTGGAGCTGATCACGACCCACCAGCTGTATGGGGTCGCTCTGCGCTGCTACAGGGATAGTGCGAATCAGGACCACTACCGTCGAGTTTGCGCAGTGTATGGTGATTATCTGCGAAAGGGTAGCAAACATGCGGACGCTAGTTTGATGTACGAACGGGCCGGAGATCTGCAGCAGGCCATCTCTTCCGCGCGCCATGCACTGGATTGGCGACGCGTTGTACGGTTGTCTACCGGCTCTTCGGTGGCGGTGGAAGCCGTGCTACGATCCCTTGTACCGGGTTTGCTGGAAGCCGGCGAATATGATGCAGCAGCCACGATCGCCCACGATCATCTGAACGATGCACGGCTAGCGATTGAGTGTCTGGTGAAGGATCATCGTTACGAGCGAGCACTTTTGCTAGCCACCGAACCCGAGCTGCACGAGACGGTTCGGAGTAGTGTGGGAGAATATTTAACTACACTGATCGAAACACTCTGCTCAGAAAAGGAACAATTTCTGCGCCAAAAAGACCGGCTAGCAACGGTGCGGGAGGACCGAATCCGGAAACAATCGGCTGCCGCAGCAGCTGGCGATCTTGACGATGGGGATGGAGACTGTGGTGATTGTGATCTCTTCTCCGATAGCTCCACCATCGCTTCATCGCGTCACACGGGCACATCTGGTCGTTCAGG AAAGTCGCATCGTTCCAGCAAAAATCGTCGCAAGCACGAACGGAAGCTGCTAAACCTGAAGGAAGGCAATCCGTTCGAGGATATCGCCCTTATCGATGCACTACACTCGCTggtcgtgcgtgtgtgcggaGTCGAGCGACAGCGACACGTACGCTCCATTTGCCAAGTGGCGATGGAACTATGCTACGATGACGAGGCGCACAAGCTGCAGCAAGAATATGGTGCACTGTTTCAGTTGATTCGCTACTCGCTGGATGCGATTTGGGTGCCGGAAATGATCGTGCCAGGAATGCCGCCGACCATCGGCAGTGGCGGCGATGCGGCCGCGATCGGTGATGTCCCAGCGACGATTCTGACACCAGCAGACCTTGTGAAAGCGCAGGACTCCCAGCGGTACTCCTTGATAA AGCCTCATCAACGGTACAAGCCAGAGGTGCAGTCGATAGCCTGGCAGTGGGATATTTTAAAGTAG
- the LOC1278800 gene encoding methyl-CpG-binding domain protein 2 isoform X2, which yields MNVSIERKRTDCAALPKGWQREEVLRKTGLSAGKVDVYYYSRAMRSDTSLIPPIRQTASIFKQPVTVVRSQEADNAKAKRELQHGSQVKPKQLFWEKRLENLGASNTHNEEIGSIELPKRLRPIGPGIRETTVLQSLATALHHNTLPVTGQTASKTSLNTNAGVFTNPHQPLMTNVTITEEDVKRQEERVQYARLRLQEALRA from the exons ATGAACGTATCTATCGAACGGAAGCGGACCGATTGTGCAGCTCTGCCGAAGGGCTGGCAGCGCGAAGAGGTGCTCCGAAAGACGGGCCTGTCTGCGGGGAAAGTGGATGTGTACTACTACAG CCGTGCAATGCGATCGGACACTTCACTGATCCCACCAATCAGACAAACTGCATCGATCTTCAAACAGCCGGTTACGGTGGTAAGATCGCAGGAAGCGGATAATGCCAAAGCAAAGCGTGAACTACAGCACGGCAGCCAGGTGAAACCGAAGCAGCTGTTTTGGGAGAAACGTTTAGAG AATCTCGGAGCCAGTAACACCCACAACGAAGAGATCGGATCGATCGAACTACCGAAGCGACTGCGGCCGATAGGGCCGGGTATACGTGAAACGACGGTGCTGCAGTCGCTAGCCACTGCCCTACACCACAACACACTTCCCGTGACTGGACAGACGGCCTCGAAAACGTCGCTCAACACTAACGCGGGCGTGTTCACCAATCCACACCAGCCGCTAATGACGAACGTGACCATCACGGAGGAGGACGTTAAGCGGCAGGAGGAGCGCGTGCAGTATGCCCGGTTACGGCTACAGGAGGCGTTGCGTGCCTAA
- the LOC1278798 gene encoding vacuolar protein sorting-associated protein 45, whose product MNVIRAIQTYIDKMITDAGPGMKILMMDRETISIVSMAFAQSEMLQKEVFLFERLDSVRSNEKLKYLKCIVFIRPTKDNIFMLQQELQSPKFGSYYIYFSNIIPRTDIKILAESDEGESVQDFKEIYADYLPVNPNLFSLHIPTCLQALSWNPEALERSTQGLVSVLLSFKFRPAIRYRAGSTAAQTLAKKVHETINKETALFSFRPPEDGAAPPLLLILDRRDDPITPLLNQWTYQAMVHELLSINKQRVDLSRVAGVPKDLKEVVLSTEQDEFYANNLYANFGEIATTIKVLMDEFQKKANDQRKIESIADMKNFVETYPQFRKMSGTVTKHLVLISELSVQVGQQQLFEVSELEQEIACRADHSTQLQRVKRLVSEGKISAANALRLVLLYAMRYERHANCDTSGLLKLLQDRGGRSHIVPRMLEYISTVARQELFNTVKITDAVKLTRNLIKELKGVENVYAQHECVLKGTLEEVIKGRPLDAQYPIMGNEVPFRRPPAEVIVFIVGGATYEEALAVHRYNQEGYRIVLGGTTIHNSESFIEEVLAATTGVPFKHSRSLQQFHHAPAGTA is encoded by the exons ATGAACGTAATTCGTGCGATACAGACGTACATCGATAAAATGATTACCGATGCCGGACCGGGCATGAAGATACTCATGATGGACCGGGAGACG ATAAGCATCGTATCGATGGCATTCGCCCAATCGGAGATGCTGCAAAAGGAAGTGTTTCTGTTCGAGCGGCTCGACTCGGTACGGTCCAACGAGAAGCTAAAGTATCTCAAGTGTATCGTCTTCATACGCCCCACCAAGGATAACATCTTCATGCTGCAGCAAGAGCTACAGAGTCCAAAGTTCGGCTCTTACTACATCT ATTTCAGCAACATTATACCACGGACAGACATAAAAATTCTGGCGGAGAGTGACGAAGGTGAATCGGTGCAGGACTTTAAGGAAATCTATGCCGACTACCTGCCGGTCAATCCGAACCTGTTCTCGCTGCACATTCCGACCTGTCTGCAGGCACTCAGCTGGAACCCGGAGGCGCTCGAGCGCTCGACCCAGGGCCTGGTCAGTGTGTTGCTATCGTTCAAGTTCCGGCCCGCCATCCGCTATCGGGCCGGTTCGACGGCTGCACAAACGCTAGCCAAAAAGGTGCACGAAACGATCAACAAGGAAACGGCCCTGTTTAGCTTCCGGCCACCGGAGGACGGTGCGgcaccgccgctgctgctcatATTGGACCGACGCGATGACCCCATCACGCCACTGCTCAACCAGTGGACGTATCAGGCGATGGTGCACGAGCTGCTCTCAATCAACAAGCAGCGCGTCGACCTGTCCCGCGTGGCCGGCGTACCGAAGGACCTTAAAGAAGTGGTTCTATCGACGGAACAGGACGAATTTTACGCGAATAACCTATACGCAAACTTTGGCGAGATTGCGACAACGATCAAGGTGCTGATGGACGAGTTTCAGAAGAAGGCGAACGATCAGCGCAAGATCGAGAGCATCGCCGATATGAAGAACTTTGTCGAGACGTACCCACAGTTCCGCAAAATGTCCGGCACCGTCACGAAGCATCTCGTGCTGATTAGCGAACTGTCGGTGCAGGTGggtcagcagcagctgttCGAGGTGTCGGAGCTGGAGCAAGAAATCGCCTGCCGGGCTGACCACTCCACGCAACTGCAGCGCGTGAAACGGCTCGTTTCGGAGGGAAAGATAAGTGCGGCCAACGCGCTGCGGCTCGTGCTGCTGTACGCGATGCGGTACGAGCGGCACGCAAACTGTGACACCTCCGGGTTGCTCAAGCTGCTGCAGGATCGTGGCGGCCGGTCGCACATAGTACCGCGTATGCTCGAGTACATCAGTACCGTGGCCCGGCAGGAGCTGTTCAATACGGTTAAAATCACGGATGCCGTCAAGCTGACGCGCAATCTAATCAAGGAGCTGAAGGGCGTGGAAAATGTGTACGCCCAGCACGAGTGCGTGCTGAAGGGTACGCTGGAGGAGGTGATCAAGGGAAGACCGCTCGATGCGCAGTATCCGATCATGGGCAATGAGGTTCCGTTCCGGAGGCCACCGGCCGAGGTGATCGTTTTTATCGTCGGTGGAGCGACGTACGAGGAAGCGCTGGCCGTTCATCGGTACAATCAGGAGGGCTACCGGATCGTGCTCGGCGGCACCACGATCCACAACTCGGAGTCCTTCATCGAGGAGGTACTTGCTGCTACGACCGGGGTGCCATTTAAACATTCACGCTCGTTGCAACAATTCCACCATGCACCGGCCGGGACGGCTTAA
- the LOC1278800 gene encoding methyl-CpG-binding domain protein 3 isoform X1, which translates to MNVSIERKRTDCAALPKGWQREEVLRKTGLSAGKVDVYYYSPTGKKIESKPQLARALGDTIDLPTFDYQAGRIIAPPSVAAAQLLHSHHGPSYQLLQQQANSSSALRRKFPPSVPLGGSNSLTATPISAGCGVKPSSQFDYSRAMRSDTSLIPPIRQTASIFKQPVTVVRSQEADNAKAKRELQHGSQVKPKQLFWEKRLENLGASNTHNEEIGSIELPKRLRPIGPGIRETTVLQSLATALHHNTLPVTGQTASKTSLNTNAGVFTNPHQPLMTNVTITEEDVKRQEERVQYARLRLQEALRA; encoded by the exons ATGAACGTATCTATCGAACGGAAGCGGACCGATTGTGCAGCTCTGCCGAAGGGCTGGCAGCGCGAAGAGGTGCTCCGAAAGACGGGCCTGTCTGCGGGGAAAGTGGATGTGTACTACTACAG TCCAACGGGGAAGAAAATTGAAAGTAAACCACAGCTCGCCCGCGCCCTCGGCGACACGATCGATCTGCCGACGTTCGACTATCAGGCGGGTCGCATTATTGCACCGCCCTCGGTGGCCGCCGCCCAGCTGCTGCACTCCCACCACGGGCCGAGCTATcaactgctgcagcagcaggcaaaCAGTAGTAGTGCACTGCGCCGGAAGTTTCCACCGTCAGTACCGCTCGGCGGAAGCAACTCCCTCACCGCTACACCAATAAGCGCTGGGTGTGGTGTGAAGCCTTCATCTCAGTTCGATTACAG CCGTGCAATGCGATCGGACACTTCACTGATCCCACCAATCAGACAAACTGCATCGATCTTCAAACAGCCGGTTACGGTGGTAAGATCGCAGGAAGCGGATAATGCCAAAGCAAAGCGTGAACTACAGCACGGCAGCCAGGTGAAACCGAAGCAGCTGTTTTGGGAGAAACGTTTAGAG AATCTCGGAGCCAGTAACACCCACAACGAAGAGATCGGATCGATCGAACTACCGAAGCGACTGCGGCCGATAGGGCCGGGTATACGTGAAACGACGGTGCTGCAGTCGCTAGCCACTGCCCTACACCACAACACACTTCCCGTGACTGGACAGACGGCCTCGAAAACGTCGCTCAACACTAACGCGGGCGTGTTCACCAATCCACACCAGCCGCTAATGACGAACGTGACCATCACGGAGGAGGACGTTAAGCGGCAGGAGGAGCGCGTGCAGTATGCCCGGTTACGGCTACAGGAGGCGTTGCGTGCCTAA
- the LOC1278799 gene encoding metaxin-1 homolog: MEIFVYRGEWGLPSIDYECSRLLAYLKFSGAKVTVNFNGNPFSSPNGMLPYMIADGKKIAGYGRIVEHLVAAGIGPPTATDRAENVADESSQHATQINGYMQYVQENLHPYFMYMLWGDPKNVDTTRTVYAKRIPIPFNFYCPRKYVLRTNDITQSLVGFSLEDSIEFHDVAEFQHNAKTCLNWVAARLEESRWFTGDRPTEVDALLYGYLSVLLKLTLPNNVLQNHIRQCPKLMQFVDRTTATYFAKEGFNSFTASGHAGNGQQKGTSTGSPNDTSSSSSASGGERSEKSGNDTTFHTGQQQDPDDGPKERRKRYILSGLVATVAMLGYAVLNGILTLPSDRSHGDFLQYDDPGEYDDDDN, encoded by the exons ATggaaatatttgtgtaccgtGGCGAGTGGGGACTTCCATCGATTGACTACGAATGCAGTCGACTGCTG GCATATCTGAAATTTTCCGGCGCGAAAGTAACGGTCAACTTTAATGGGAATCCCTTCAGCTCGCCCAACGGCATGCTGCCGTACATGATAGCGGATGGCAAGAAGATCGCCGGCTATGGCCGGATCGTTGAGCATCTGGTAGCGGCCGGGATAGGGCCACCGACCGCGACGGACAGGGCGGAAAACGTGGCAGACGAAAGTAGCCAGCACGCTACACAGATCAACGGGTACATGCAGTATGTGCAGGAGAATTTGCACCCCTACTTCATGTACATGCTGTGGGGCGATCCGAAGAACGTCGACACCACGCGCACGGTGTATGCGAAGCGCATTCCAATTCCGTTCAATTTCTACTGCCCGCGAAAGTACGTGCTGCGCACGAACGATATCACGCAATCGTTGGTGGGGTTTTCGTTAGAGGATTCGATCGAATTTCACGACGTAGCTGAG TTCCAACACAACGCCAAAACCTGCCTAAACTGGGTAGCTGCGAGGCTGGAGGAGAGCCGCTGGTTTACCGGTGACCGGCCGACGGAAGTGGATGCTTTACTGTACGGGTATCTGTCGGTTTTGCTAAAGCTTACCCTACCGAACAATGTACTGCAGAACCACATCCGCCAGTGTCCGAAGCTAATGCAGTTCGTCGATCGAACGACAGCGACGTACTTTGCGAAGGAAGGCTTTAATAGTTTTACCGCATCCGGACATGCTGGCAACGGTCAGCAGAAAGGCACCAGTACGGGAAGCCCGAACGACACTTCCTCATCATCCTCGGCCAGCGGCGGCGAGCGATCGGAGAAGAGTGGGAATGATACAACCTTTCACACCGGTCAGCAGCAAGACCCGGACGATGGTCCGAAGGAAAGGCGAAAGCGTTACATTCTGTCAGGATTAGTGGCCACCGTGGCAATGCTTGGATATGCAGTTCTAAATGGTATTTTAACG CTGCCTAGTGATAGAAGTCACGGTGATTTCCTACAATATGACGACCCCGGAgagtatgatgatgatgataattaa